A region of Polyangiaceae bacterium DNA encodes the following proteins:
- a CDS encoding thiamine phosphate synthase, translated as MRGLYAIVDTQSLARLGLGVLELADAVLAARPALLQLRAKALGARDTLELLRALAGRCRARGVPLFANDRPDLALLAGCDGVHVGQSDLLVTDVRAFAPSLKVGVSCHDAAELEDALALGPDYVAFGPVFATASKENPDPVVGVDGLARAAARVRAAGLPLVAIGGIGLDTARAVAAHAELGAVIGALLPGPGQSLADVTLRARELHARLGGES; from the coding sequence ATGCGCGGCCTGTACGCCATCGTGGACACCCAGAGCCTCGCGCGGCTGGGCCTTGGGGTGCTCGAGCTCGCGGACGCGGTGCTGGCCGCGCGCCCCGCGCTGCTCCAGCTCCGCGCCAAGGCGCTGGGCGCCCGCGACACGCTCGAGCTCTTGCGAGCCCTCGCCGGCCGCTGCCGCGCTCGCGGCGTGCCGCTCTTCGCCAACGACCGTCCCGATCTCGCGCTGCTCGCCGGCTGCGACGGCGTCCACGTGGGTCAGAGCGATCTCCTCGTCACGGACGTGCGTGCGTTCGCGCCATCACTGAAGGTCGGCGTCTCGTGTCACGACGCTGCCGAGCTCGAGGACGCGCTCGCGCTGGGGCCCGACTACGTGGCGTTCGGTCCGGTGTTCGCCACCGCGTCGAAGGAGAATCCGGATCCGGTGGTCGGTGTGGACGGGCTCGCGCGCGCGGCGGCGCGGGTGCGCGCCGCGGGGTTGCCCCTGGTGGCCATCGGCGGCATCGGGCTCGACACCGCTCGGGCGGTGGCTGCGCACGCGGAGCTGGGCGCGGTCATCGGCGCGCTCTTGCCGGGCCCCGGCCAGTCGCTCGCGGACGTGACGCTCAGGGCTCGAGAGCTGCACGCGCGCCTCGGGGGCGAGTCATGA
- a CDS encoding DUF882 domain-containing protein encodes MSAWQPSPEAPAALGLELELDSVRELALPELPGAELLPAWQLGKPPSADAVFVSAARTQRCQPWQRPYSVSLARYGGEHDSFNLLECDGSVALDALDRLSVVARPPGVERPELPLPLEPLAESEALGEWVPNVRLLDPRLLWVVARLSEAFPGRPIYVISGYRRDGHGSFHKKGRALDLFVMGVANEAVMRVCRTLKDVGCGFYPNNKFLHVDVRPPGTGHAVWIDVSEPGQPSRYVDAWPGVVESGALSWGNGE; translated from the coding sequence CTGAGCGCCTGGCAGCCGAGCCCGGAGGCGCCGGCGGCGCTCGGGCTCGAGCTCGAGCTCGATTCCGTGCGCGAGCTCGCGCTGCCGGAGCTGCCCGGCGCCGAGCTCCTGCCCGCGTGGCAGCTCGGAAAGCCGCCCAGCGCCGACGCGGTGTTCGTCAGTGCGGCGCGCACGCAGCGCTGTCAGCCCTGGCAGCGGCCGTACAGCGTGAGCTTGGCGCGCTACGGCGGCGAGCACGACAGCTTCAACTTGCTCGAGTGCGACGGATCGGTCGCACTCGACGCGCTCGATCGCCTGAGCGTGGTGGCGCGTCCCCCCGGAGTGGAGCGCCCCGAGCTGCCGCTGCCGCTCGAGCCGTTGGCCGAGAGCGAGGCGCTCGGCGAGTGGGTGCCGAACGTGCGCCTGCTCGATCCGCGCCTGCTCTGGGTCGTGGCGCGCTTGTCCGAGGCCTTCCCCGGTCGCCCCATCTACGTGATCAGCGGCTATCGGCGCGACGGACACGGCAGCTTCCACAAGAAGGGCCGCGCGCTGGACCTGTTCGTCATGGGGGTGGCGAACGAGGCCGTGATGCGCGTGTGCCGCACGCTCAAGGACGTGGGCTGCGGCTTCTACCCGAACAACAAGTTCTTGCACGTGGACGTGCGCCCCCCGGGGACGGGCCACGCCGTCTGGATCGACGTCTCGGAGCCGGGTCAGCCCTCGCGCTACGTCGACGCCTGGCCGGGGGTCGTCGAGAGCGGCGCGCTCAGCTGGGGCAACGGCGAGTGA
- a CDS encoding DNA polymerase III subunit delta', which translates to MSGFSAILGQPTAVETLTRALAAGKVHHAYRFEGPPGVGKELAAFALAQSLVCEAPSPLACGKCSACHRAVTLAEEEPRVPLHPDVVLVGRGLYGSLLGSGVSEATGISVEQIRKVVLGRAGYRPHEGRAIVFIVRDADELTQQAANAMLKTLEEPAERTHFVLLTSRPRRLLDTVRSRTLALRFGPLPDEVVAELCQARGLPASAALLAQGSAELAFDLADPEAMRERDEFLAAARAALDAPDLAEAIALGQSRGESRDAVREQLGFFAQALAEDARRAIEGDPDAAERAAHRHAVVLGTLAEIERNVQPTLALEAMVARLRRA; encoded by the coding sequence GTGAGCGGGTTCTCCGCCATCCTGGGCCAGCCCACGGCGGTCGAGACGCTGACCCGCGCGCTCGCCGCCGGCAAGGTGCACCACGCCTATCGCTTCGAGGGCCCGCCCGGCGTGGGCAAGGAGCTGGCGGCGTTCGCGCTGGCGCAGTCGCTGGTGTGCGAGGCGCCGTCGCCGCTCGCCTGCGGCAAGTGCTCGGCGTGCCACCGCGCGGTGACCTTGGCCGAAGAAGAGCCGCGAGTGCCGCTCCACCCGGACGTCGTGCTGGTCGGCCGCGGCCTCTACGGCTCGCTGCTCGGCAGCGGGGTGAGCGAAGCCACGGGCATCAGCGTCGAGCAGATCCGCAAGGTCGTGCTCGGGCGCGCCGGCTACCGCCCTCACGAAGGGCGCGCGATCGTGTTCATCGTGCGGGACGCGGACGAGCTGACGCAGCAGGCCGCCAACGCGATGTTGAAGACGCTGGAGGAGCCAGCGGAGCGGACGCACTTCGTGCTGCTCACCAGCCGCCCGCGCCGCCTGCTCGACACCGTGCGCTCACGCACGCTCGCGCTGCGTTTCGGACCGCTCCCCGACGAGGTCGTCGCCGAGCTGTGCCAGGCCCGCGGCTTGCCGGCGAGCGCCGCTCTGCTGGCTCAAGGCAGCGCGGAGCTCGCCTTCGATCTCGCCGACCCCGAGGCGATGCGCGAGCGCGACGAGTTCCTGGCCGCCGCCCGCGCCGCCCTCGACGCGCCGGATCTGGCGGAGGCCATCGCCCTGGGGCAGAGCCGCGGCGAGAGCCGCGACGCCGTCCGCGAGCAGCTCGGCTTCTTCGCCCAAGCACTGGCCGAGGACGCGAGGCGCGCCATCGAGGGCGACCCCGACGCTGCCGAGCGCGCCGCGCACCGCCACGCCGTGGTGCTGGGCACGCTGGCCGAGATCGAGCGCAACGTGCAGCCCACGCTGGCGCTCGAGGCGATGGTCGCGCGCCTCAGGCGAGCCTGA
- a CDS encoding dual specificity protein phosphatase family protein, protein MARSLIVWRIDHRLFLGDHESGYDALSGAEHPTDPEGGPAPFAGVVSLCPMPLFPGHDIAGPEREETEWLHLPIMDGGNGQDEFEGALGVALPFIRRRMKHGNVLVHCAAGMSRSVSVIAALLCERGSDVETAFEHVAGAKALALAHLGYAPDLLIAPAWEFQATLRRLYGARR, encoded by the coding sequence GTGGCACGATCGCTGATCGTGTGGCGTATCGATCACCGCCTGTTCCTGGGTGACCACGAGTCCGGGTACGACGCGCTCAGCGGGGCCGAGCACCCCACCGACCCCGAGGGAGGCCCGGCACCTTTCGCCGGGGTGGTGTCGCTGTGTCCCATGCCGTTGTTTCCCGGACACGACATCGCGGGCCCGGAGCGCGAGGAGACCGAGTGGCTGCACCTTCCGATCATGGACGGGGGAAACGGCCAGGACGAGTTCGAGGGCGCCCTCGGCGTCGCCCTGCCCTTCATCCGCCGGCGCATGAAGCACGGCAACGTGCTGGTGCACTGCGCTGCCGGCATGAGCCGGAGCGTCAGCGTGATCGCCGCGCTTTTGTGCGAGCGTGGCAGCGACGTCGAGACCGCCTTCGAGCACGTGGCCGGCGCGAAGGCCCTCGCCTTGGCCCACCTGGGCTACGCCCCGGACCTGCTGATCGCCCCGGCCTGGGAGTTCCAGGCCACCCTGCGGCGGCTCTACGGGGCTCGGCGCTGA
- a CDS encoding alcohol dehydrogenase catalytic domain-containing protein produces the protein MRAVVLERAGGPSELRLRDWPDPEPKPDEALVRVHAAGVCGRDLIDRRGGFPMMKLPTVLGHEFAGEVVRVGSAVTLVSPGDRVANLHRPWCGDCPSCVAGRTLDCERAWQSFGHTIDGGYAELVAAPERALVKLPDEVSFEEAASLGCTAAVALRALRDVGRLVIGETVLITGASGGVGLQAVQLAKLAGARVIATTTSAAKRDALVAWGADEVVEVTERGFADDVRALARGGVDVALELTGAATFRDSQKCLRPRGRLVVIGNIDVGKVSLALGPLILFGHQISGARSYTRRDLEECLDLVQRGRLRPVIADLLPLADAALAHERLEARGTVGRLLLLPSL, from the coding sequence ATGCGCGCCGTCGTGCTCGAGCGCGCGGGCGGGCCCAGCGAGCTTCGGCTACGGGACTGGCCCGACCCCGAGCCCAAGCCCGACGAAGCGCTGGTGCGCGTCCACGCCGCCGGCGTATGCGGGCGCGACCTGATCGATCGGCGCGGCGGCTTCCCGATGATGAAGCTGCCGACGGTGCTCGGCCACGAATTCGCGGGCGAGGTGGTGCGCGTCGGCAGCGCCGTGACGCTGGTTTCCCCGGGCGACCGCGTCGCCAACTTGCACCGACCGTGGTGCGGGGACTGCCCGAGCTGCGTCGCGGGCCGCACCCTGGATTGCGAACGGGCGTGGCAGAGCTTCGGGCACACCATCGACGGCGGCTACGCCGAGCTGGTCGCCGCGCCGGAGCGTGCGCTGGTGAAGCTCCCCGACGAGGTGAGCTTCGAGGAGGCGGCGTCGCTCGGCTGCACGGCGGCGGTGGCGCTGCGCGCGCTCCGGGACGTCGGGCGGCTCGTGATCGGCGAGACGGTGCTGATCACCGGCGCGAGCGGCGGCGTGGGGCTCCAGGCCGTGCAGCTGGCGAAGCTCGCCGGTGCGCGAGTGATCGCGACGACGACGAGCGCCGCGAAGCGCGACGCGCTCGTGGCGTGGGGCGCCGACGAGGTCGTCGAGGTGACGGAGCGCGGGTTCGCCGACGACGTGCGGGCGCTCGCGCGCGGGGGCGTGGACGTGGCCCTCGAGCTGACCGGCGCCGCGACGTTTCGCGACTCGCAGAAGTGCCTGCGACCGCGCGGCCGCCTGGTCGTGATCGGCAACATCGACGTCGGCAAGGTCAGCCTGGCGCTCGGCCCGCTGATCCTCTTCGGCCACCAGATCTCCGGCGCTCGCAGCTACACCCGGCGCGATCTGGAGGAGTGCCTCGACTTGGTACAGCGTGGACGCTTGAGGCCGGTGATCGCGGACTTGCTGCCGCTCGCGGACGCTGCCCTCGCCCACGAACGGCTCGAGGCGCGCGGGACCGTGGGCCGGCTCTTGCTCTTGCCGAGCCTCTGA
- a CDS encoding TetR/AcrR family transcriptional regulator, giving the protein MTSAEILTHTEPTNGGGNGAAARAVDWENPRVAAILSAAAKCFARKGFSATTLAEIGKELGLRKSIVHYYFASKNALIHEVQSFTQKRYLDKVKESLGSSEDGSKQRMVSALTSLWGSIQDNRTMVGLNIEVWAAARRDPELKKRAATLQHDARKLIGEGVADVLKIDPKDFAPMEPLSVLILAVLNGLVVAQELEGEESAKADEAFQTFLYLLRLGMKAMETQAQKS; this is encoded by the coding sequence ATGACTTCCGCAGAAATCCTGACTCACACCGAACCCACGAACGGCGGCGGCAACGGAGCGGCGGCTCGCGCCGTCGATTGGGAGAACCCCCGCGTCGCGGCCATCTTGAGCGCGGCGGCCAAGTGCTTCGCCCGCAAGGGCTTCAGCGCGACCACGCTGGCCGAGATCGGCAAGGAGCTGGGCCTGCGCAAGAGCATCGTCCACTACTATTTCGCCAGCAAGAACGCGCTGATCCACGAGGTTCAGAGCTTCACGCAGAAGCGCTACCTGGACAAGGTGAAGGAGTCTCTCGGCTCGAGCGAGGACGGGTCCAAGCAGCGGATGGTCAGCGCGCTCACCTCGCTCTGGGGCTCGATCCAGGACAACCGCACGATGGTGGGCCTCAACATCGAGGTCTGGGCCGCGGCCCGCCGGGACCCCGAGCTGAAGAAGCGCGCCGCGACCCTGCAGCACGACGCCCGGAAGCTGATCGGCGAGGGCGTCGCCGACGTCCTCAAGATCGACCCGAAGGACTTCGCGCCCATGGAGCCGCTGTCGGTGCTGATCCTGGCGGTGCTCAACGGCCTGGTGGTGGCCCAGGAGCTCGAAGGCGAGGAGAGCGCCAAGGCCGACGAGGCCTTCCAGACCTTCCTCTACCTCCTGCGCCTGGGGATGAAGGCGATGGAGACCCAGGCTCAGAAGAGCTGA